A single region of the Marinobacter nanhaiticus D15-8W genome encodes:
- the senA gene encoding selenoneine synthase SenA: MDDRASLLQALDQTRNRTLALIESLGNDRLQVPYHPGVNPPLWEAGHCAFFYETFVRKPLDGKESYDPSMDEIWDSFHLDHEDRWNPELFPAKADTLHYFDTIYRAMRERIQEAPLTDQAHYLTKYAIFHQNMHVESMIWCRQTEGYPPPPSARTTPDDIPAADPDVHGDAVIPAGRYRIGMPGQSPDYARQDFAFDNEKPGFAAEVPGFSISRTLVSNGDFQAFVEDGGYERREFWSQGGRKWLDTEMDLAFGTAESPRYGKPAHPYYWRRGVEGWEERHFDRWRPLRADFPVKHVSYWEAEAYCRWAGRRLPTEIEWEVAALGNRPDAPFRRFPSGNEMEPSRVDMNGTGLASQPVTALPEGESPFGCRQMVGTLWEWTSDQFLPYDGFAVDVYPFMSTLQFGNHKTTRGGSCATSSILIRGTYRQAYLPQRHDVFVGFRTCAIDSPENA, encoded by the coding sequence ATGGACGACCGAGCAAGTTTGCTTCAGGCGTTGGACCAGACCCGGAACCGCACCCTGGCGCTAATTGAATCCTTGGGGAACGACCGGTTGCAGGTTCCCTATCATCCAGGCGTCAACCCGCCACTCTGGGAAGCGGGTCACTGCGCGTTTTTCTACGAAACCTTCGTGCGCAAGCCTCTCGACGGCAAGGAATCGTATGACCCGTCGATGGACGAGATCTGGGATTCGTTCCACCTGGATCACGAGGACCGCTGGAACCCGGAGCTCTTTCCCGCCAAGGCGGACACCCTGCATTACTTCGACACGATCTACCGGGCCATGCGCGAGCGCATCCAGGAGGCGCCGCTGACGGACCAGGCGCATTACCTGACCAAGTACGCCATCTTCCACCAGAACATGCACGTCGAGTCGATGATCTGGTGCCGTCAGACCGAGGGCTATCCGCCGCCCCCCAGTGCGAGGACGACTCCGGACGATATTCCGGCCGCAGATCCGGACGTTCACGGCGATGCCGTAATTCCCGCTGGACGCTACCGGATCGGCATGCCGGGGCAGTCCCCAGACTATGCCCGCCAGGATTTCGCCTTCGATAACGAGAAGCCCGGCTTTGCCGCGGAGGTTCCTGGCTTCAGCATATCGCGCACCCTGGTCAGCAACGGGGACTTCCAGGCCTTTGTCGAGGACGGCGGCTACGAACGACGCGAGTTCTGGAGCCAGGGCGGGCGCAAATGGCTCGACACCGAAATGGACCTGGCATTCGGTACCGCCGAATCACCGCGCTATGGCAAGCCGGCACATCCCTACTACTGGCGGCGCGGAGTCGAGGGATGGGAGGAGCGTCATTTCGATCGGTGGCGCCCGCTGCGCGCGGATTTTCCCGTGAAGCATGTGAGCTATTGGGAAGCGGAAGCCTACTGTCGCTGGGCCGGCCGGCGCCTGCCCACGGAAATCGAGTGGGAAGTGGCCGCGCTGGGTAACCGCCCGGATGCGCCGTTCCGCCGCTTCCCCTCGGGTAACGAAATGGAGCCGTCGCGGGTGGATATGAATGGCACCGGCCTGGCCAGCCAGCCTGTAACAGCGTTACCGGAAGGCGAGAGCCCCTTTGGCTGCCGCCAGATGGTAGGCACGCTCTGGGAGTGGACCAGCGACCAGTTCCTGCCTTACGACGGGTTTGCAGTGGACGTTTATCCCTTCATGTCTACGCTGCAGTTCGGCAACCACAAGACCACGCGGGGCGGGTCCTGTGCCACGTCCTCCATACTGATCCGCGGCACGTATCGGCAGGCCTATCTGCCACAAAGGCATGATGTGTTCGTCGGCTTCCGTACCTGTGCCATCGATAGTCCGGAGAATGCATGA
- a CDS encoding putative 4-mercaptohistidine N1-methyltransferase, protein MNPYETDELLAQYLDFHYGPEHFGVPNYPRACAELGIAALGNSPCVKALDLGCAVGRSSFELARCFAEVTGIDLSHRFIETASRLVEQGALGYQVPDEGELKIERHADLDALGLAETKDRVRFTQGDASQVDPNLGSFDLVFAGNLIDRLNDPAAFLAQMPDLVRPGGVLLITSPYTLLTEYTPRSNWIGGFEQDGRSVRVIDGLRQHLEPQFSLQPSTRDLPFVIRETSRKFQHTLAEASVWKRAEADGAV, encoded by the coding sequence ATGAATCCGTACGAGACCGACGAATTACTCGCACAGTACCTGGATTTCCATTACGGTCCCGAGCATTTCGGCGTGCCGAATTATCCGCGCGCCTGCGCTGAACTGGGTATTGCGGCACTCGGTAATAGCCCATGCGTGAAGGCACTGGACCTGGGATGCGCGGTCGGCCGAAGCAGCTTCGAACTGGCGCGCTGTTTTGCCGAGGTCACAGGGATCGATTTGTCCCACCGGTTTATCGAGACCGCGTCGAGACTCGTGGAGCAGGGTGCTCTCGGTTATCAGGTACCTGATGAGGGGGAGCTAAAGATCGAACGCCACGCGGATCTTGATGCGCTGGGTCTGGCCGAAACCAAAGATAGGGTGCGATTCACTCAGGGGGATGCCAGTCAGGTCGACCCCAATCTTGGATCGTTCGATCTGGTGTTTGCAGGCAATCTCATCGACCGGCTGAATGATCCTGCCGCTTTTCTCGCGCAAATGCCCGATCTAGTCCGTCCCGGTGGTGTACTGTTAATCACGTCGCCGTACACGTTGCTAACGGAGTACACGCCAAGGTCAAACTGGATCGGTGGCTTCGAGCAGGACGGAAGGTCCGTCCGGGTCATCGATGGTCTGCGCCAACACCTTGAGCCCCAATTTTCGCTCCAGCCGTCCACACGCGACCTACCGTTTGTGATCCGCGAAACGAGCCGCAAGTTTCAGCATACGTTGGCTGAGGCATCGGTCTGGAAGCGGGCTGAGGCGGACGGCGCTGTATGA
- the senB gene encoding selenoneine biosynthesis selenosugar synthase SenB, producing MLIRLITPPGTQQIGGGNHATAERWAELLRSLGYEIVIADRYGDEAADLMIALHAWKSAEAIQRYRMRHPKAPLIVALTGTDIYRYQHSDPEVTNHSMQLADVLIGLHERVTGDIDPAFSGKVEVVLQSAVAPGHAETSKSDGFEICQIAHLREEKDPFRAPLAARGLPEASRVRIAHAGKAYFDDWARRAKEEETQNPRYSWLGNLEREDIWALMARSSALVISSVSEGGANVVSEACVAGLPILASRIPGNIGLLGEDYAGYFPVGDSVALQVLMQRLEDDANFWNQLRGHCRTRAALLTPAAERASLQRAIERCLKPG from the coding sequence ATGCTAATCCGTTTGATAACCCCACCAGGCACCCAGCAAATCGGTGGCGGAAACCACGCAACGGCCGAGCGCTGGGCGGAACTCTTGCGCTCCCTGGGGTATGAGATAGTCATCGCCGACCGATATGGCGACGAAGCGGCCGACCTGATGATCGCCTTGCATGCGTGGAAGTCCGCCGAGGCCATCCAGCGCTACCGAATGCGCCATCCCAAAGCGCCGCTGATCGTAGCGCTCACCGGCACCGACATCTACCGCTACCAGCATTCCGATCCGGAAGTGACAAACCATTCCATGCAGCTTGCCGATGTGCTGATCGGCCTGCACGAGCGTGTAACTGGCGATATTGACCCAGCGTTCTCTGGAAAGGTTGAGGTTGTGCTCCAGTCGGCGGTAGCGCCAGGGCATGCGGAAACCAGTAAATCCGACGGCTTTGAAATCTGCCAGATAGCCCACCTCCGTGAAGAGAAGGACCCTTTTCGAGCGCCACTGGCGGCTCGCGGGTTACCGGAAGCGTCGCGCGTGCGCATCGCCCATGCAGGGAAGGCCTATTTCGACGACTGGGCCCGGCGGGCCAAAGAGGAAGAAACGCAAAACCCCCGCTATAGCTGGCTGGGAAATCTGGAACGTGAGGACATATGGGCGCTCATGGCCCGCAGCAGCGCCCTGGTGATCAGCTCAGTTTCCGAAGGAGGTGCAAACGTAGTGTCCGAAGCCTGTGTGGCGGGTTTGCCCATCCTCGCCTCGAGGATACCAGGCAATATCGGCTTACTGGGCGAGGACTACGCCGGATATTTCCCGGTCGGTGACTCCGTCGCGCTTCAGGTACTGATGCAGCGATTGGAGGACGACGCCAACTTTTGGAACCAACTACGTGGTCACTGTCGTACAAGAGCTGCCTTGTTAACCCCGGCAGCCGAACGAGCCTCCCTCCAGCGGGCCATCGAACGCTGTCTCAAACCAGGCTAA
- the selD gene encoding selenide, water dikinase SelD produces MKQNSQPVLRDIVLIGGGHSHVGVLRRFAMKPVPGVRLTLISPDAHTPYSGMLPGYVAGHYSYDDIHIDLRRLAEFAGARFIHDEVAGLDRDGQQVLCKSRPAVAYDYLSINIGATPQVSQVPGAAEMTTPVKPISLFNERWVSLLDRIERDHGDLRIVVVGGGAGGVELLLAMQYRLKRDLEAMGLDAHGLEYHLFTAGNQILPTHAPSVQRRFERVLRERGVQVHQQSRITAVEDHALVCADGQRYPADEILWVTSAGGAPWLAETGLDLDKDGFIEVGDTLQSLSDERVFAAGDIATMINHPREKAGVMAVRQGPPLATNLRRIVTGKSPRPFRPQKHWLALISTGDRHAVASRGGLGFEGNWVWRWKDWIDRRFMSKFNDLPAMDAESGKTGQPEVALQGEEAAQALSAIAMRCGGCGAKVGASVLSRAIGRLTTVQRDDVLVGLHDPDDAAVMRIPPDKALVHSVDFFRAFIDDPYLFGRIAAVHSLSDLFAMGAEAQTATAVATVPPGLESKVEDTVFQMMSGAVEALNEAGCALVGGHTGEGQELALGFAVNGLIDPDTVLKKGGMQPGNVLILTKPLGTGTLFAAHAQLKADGRWIDTALISMAQSNQKAAECLRAHGATACTDITGFGLVGHLVEMTRPSGVDARIELDRLPLLPGAEETVAAGILSSLQPANVRLRRAINNQEDAIKHSRYPLAFDPQTSGGLLASVPAERADDAVAALVALGYRHTTIVGEILPEGDAIGPISLV; encoded by the coding sequence ATGAAGCAAAACAGCCAACCCGTTCTTCGCGATATCGTGCTCATCGGCGGCGGCCACAGCCATGTGGGCGTACTGCGACGTTTTGCCATGAAGCCGGTTCCAGGCGTTCGGCTTACATTGATTAGTCCCGATGCCCATACGCCCTACTCGGGCATGTTGCCTGGCTATGTGGCGGGGCATTACAGCTACGACGACATACACATCGACCTGCGGCGATTGGCGGAGTTTGCTGGCGCGCGATTTATCCATGATGAAGTGGCCGGCCTGGATCGCGACGGGCAGCAGGTTCTGTGTAAATCCCGCCCAGCCGTGGCGTACGACTACCTGTCGATAAACATCGGGGCGACGCCGCAGGTCTCGCAGGTGCCCGGCGCTGCGGAGATGACCACGCCGGTCAAACCGATCAGCCTGTTCAATGAACGATGGGTGTCGTTGCTGGACCGTATCGAGCGGGATCATGGAGACTTGCGCATAGTGGTAGTGGGCGGCGGCGCAGGAGGCGTTGAGCTGCTTCTGGCCATGCAGTATCGGCTCAAGCGAGATTTGGAGGCCATGGGGCTGGATGCACACGGTCTGGAATATCACCTGTTTACCGCCGGAAATCAGATACTCCCCACGCACGCGCCCAGCGTACAACGTCGGTTTGAGCGGGTCTTACGGGAACGCGGCGTGCAGGTGCATCAGCAGAGTCGGATTACGGCCGTTGAGGATCACGCCCTGGTCTGTGCCGACGGCCAGCGCTACCCCGCCGACGAAATTCTTTGGGTGACCAGCGCAGGAGGCGCTCCTTGGCTTGCCGAAACAGGGCTCGATCTTGATAAGGATGGCTTTATCGAGGTTGGGGATACCCTGCAGTCCCTCAGCGACGAGCGGGTCTTTGCCGCCGGGGATATTGCGACGATGATCAATCACCCCCGGGAAAAAGCCGGTGTGATGGCTGTGCGGCAGGGCCCGCCGCTGGCAACAAACCTGAGGCGGATTGTTACTGGCAAGTCGCCGAGGCCTTTCCGCCCACAAAAGCATTGGCTGGCACTGATCAGTACCGGCGACCGCCACGCCGTCGCTTCGCGGGGAGGCCTCGGTTTCGAGGGCAATTGGGTATGGCGCTGGAAAGACTGGATCGACCGACGCTTCATGAGCAAGTTCAACGACCTGCCAGCCATGGACGCGGAATCCGGAAAGACAGGGCAACCTGAAGTCGCGCTCCAGGGCGAGGAAGCTGCCCAGGCGCTTTCGGCAATCGCCATGCGATGTGGAGGCTGCGGCGCCAAGGTGGGCGCCTCTGTGCTAAGCCGGGCGATCGGACGCCTTACCACAGTCCAACGGGACGATGTGCTGGTCGGCCTGCATGATCCTGACGATGCGGCGGTCATGCGCATTCCACCTGACAAGGCCCTGGTGCACAGCGTGGATTTCTTCCGTGCCTTTATCGACGATCCTTACCTGTTTGGGCGTATTGCCGCCGTTCATAGCCTCAGCGATCTGTTCGCCATGGGTGCTGAAGCGCAGACCGCGACGGCGGTGGCTACGGTTCCCCCGGGATTGGAATCAAAGGTCGAAGATACCGTCTTCCAGATGATGTCCGGTGCTGTCGAGGCCCTGAACGAAGCCGGTTGCGCGCTGGTCGGCGGTCATACCGGAGAAGGCCAGGAACTGGCGCTTGGTTTTGCCGTCAACGGGCTGATCGATCCGGATACGGTATTGAAGAAAGGCGGGATGCAGCCGGGTAACGTGCTGATCCTGACCAAGCCATTGGGCACGGGCACCCTCTTCGCAGCCCATGCCCAGCTCAAGGCCGATGGCCGTTGGATTGATACTGCCCTTATCTCGATGGCCCAGTCCAACCAGAAAGCCGCCGAATGCCTACGTGCGCACGGTGCGACGGCTTGCACCGACATCACCGGGTTCGGCTTGGTTGGCCACCTGGTGGAAATGACCCGTCCGTCAGGTGTGGATGCCCGGATCGAGCTGGATCGTCTGCCCTTGCTGCCTGGCGCCGAGGAAACGGTTGCAGCCGGCATCCTCAGCTCGCTACAACCTGCAAATGTCCGTTTGCGTCGTGCAATCAACAATCAGGAAGACGCCATAAAGCATTCACGTTACCCGCTGGCCTTCGATCCCCAGACCTCGGGTGGCTTGCTGGCCAGTGTGCCCGCTGAGCGTGCCGACGATGCGGTGGCCGCACTGGTTGCCCTTGGTTATCGTCACACAACGATTGTTGGTGAGATCTTGCCGGAGGGTGACGCCATCGGACCGATTAGCCTGGTTTGA
- a CDS encoding zinc-binding dehydrogenase — MSQSAIPETMKAMVLTGHGDVDKLVYREDVPTPKPGPGEVLVKVTATAKNNTDRKAREGLYPTKDKGDVTSFAMGGEPTLTFPRIQGADVAGQVAAVGEGVDEKRIGERGLLDFNIYPDKRRDINLTPDYYGHGADGGFAEYIAVPSDQFHHIPNPELADAELAAMGMCSYQTAYHMMTSARVKAGERVLVTGASGGVGTALIQLCRIVGATPYALSTPSKAESLKALGAEAVLDRSDMGQFEERVKDVTGGAPFDAVMDLAGGEMTNQFIDAMIFDMKSRKDYPRLSIAGASADNVSEIMWTRIYLYQVQIFGVSHGTREEAEQLMDWIRGGQLKPILHAAFKLSDLHEAERYFVTRGSGYLGKIVIVPESEWEKHGARFALSS, encoded by the coding sequence ATGAGCCAATCCGCAATCCCGGAAACGATGAAAGCAATGGTGCTGACCGGCCATGGCGACGTGGACAAGCTGGTATATCGGGAGGATGTGCCCACGCCCAAACCTGGTCCCGGCGAGGTTTTGGTCAAGGTAACGGCGACCGCCAAGAACAATACGGACCGAAAGGCGCGTGAAGGCCTCTATCCCACGAAAGATAAGGGCGACGTCACCTCCTTTGCCATGGGCGGAGAACCCACCCTGACATTTCCTCGCATCCAGGGCGCCGATGTCGCAGGGCAGGTGGCCGCTGTGGGCGAAGGCGTCGATGAGAAACGGATCGGCGAGCGGGGCCTGCTGGATTTCAACATCTATCCGGATAAACGGCGCGATATCAACCTAACGCCGGACTACTACGGGCACGGTGCCGATGGCGGATTTGCCGAATACATTGCGGTGCCTTCCGATCAATTCCACCACATACCCAACCCGGAGCTGGCAGATGCCGAATTGGCGGCGATGGGGATGTGCTCCTACCAAACGGCCTACCACATGATGACCTCCGCGCGAGTCAAAGCCGGTGAGCGTGTCCTGGTGACCGGCGCCAGCGGTGGTGTCGGAACGGCCCTGATCCAGCTCTGCCGCATCGTCGGCGCGACACCCTATGCGCTAAGCACGCCAAGTAAGGCCGAGTCTCTCAAAGCGCTTGGCGCCGAGGCTGTGTTGGACCGTTCCGATATGGGCCAGTTCGAGGAACGGGTGAAGGACGTCACCGGCGGCGCGCCATTCGATGCGGTGATGGATCTGGCCGGCGGCGAGATGACCAACCAGTTCATCGACGCGATGATCTTCGACATGAAATCGCGCAAGGACTATCCGCGGCTGAGTATTGCCGGCGCCAGTGCGGACAATGTATCGGAGATCATGTGGACGCGGATCTACCTGTATCAGGTACAGATATTCGGCGTATCCCACGGTACCCGCGAGGAAGCCGAACAATTGATGGACTGGATCCGGGGCGGCCAACTCAAACCCATCCTTCACGCGGCGTTCAAACTGTCCGATCTGCACGAGGCGGAGCGCTATTTTGTCACTCGGGGCAGCGGATACTTGGGGAAGATCGTGATCGTGCCCGAATCCGAGTGGGAAAAGCATGGGGCGCGATTCGCCCTGTCCTCTTAA
- a CDS encoding (R)-mandelonitrile lyase, with product MSESDKSSEDMQIQRAGSTEAIEGPAETFTGNVRIDTMFSAPEPSRVGLAVVNFEPGARTHWHSHPLGQILLVTDGVGWTQCEGGPKTEIRPGDLIWCNCGRRHWHGATDKTAMQHVAIQEAQDGKPVDWFEAVTDDVYLAGPVKKD from the coding sequence ATGAGTGAGTCCGATAAGTCATCCGAAGATATGCAAATCCAGCGCGCCGGTTCTACAGAGGCTATCGAGGGACCCGCTGAAACCTTTACCGGCAATGTCCGTATCGACACCATGTTCAGTGCACCCGAGCCTTCGCGCGTAGGCCTCGCCGTCGTCAACTTTGAACCCGGGGCACGCACCCATTGGCATAGTCATCCGTTGGGACAGATTCTACTGGTTACAGATGGCGTAGGCTGGACGCAGTGCGAAGGTGGTCCGAAGACGGAGATTCGTCCGGGTGACCTGATCTGGTGCAACTGTGGACGCCGTCACTGGCATGGCGCTACGGACAAGACGGCGATGCAGCACGTGGCTATCCAGGAAGCGCAGGACGGCAAACCTGTCGATTGGTTCGAAGCGGTAACCGATGATGTCTACCTCGCAGGCCCGGTCAAGAAAGATTAA
- a CDS encoding LysR family transcriptional regulator, translating to MVNHHLDDLAVFVAVGREGNFTRAAAHLGVSPSAVSQTVRSLEERLGVRLLTRTTRSVTRTEAGEKLWRSIAPLLDQIDEHLSAVADYREHPAGTVRITADEFAVRFILWPKLKPLLDTYPEITIELTTDYGLTDIVAERFDAGVRVGGVIANDMIAMPIAPRMRLVTVASADYLARHAAPRTPAELTGHRCINLRLPTQGGLYPWEFGSGEHEFRVRVDGPLIMNSVLQILQGAIEGVGLAQLPNGLVQDYLDRGELVEVLREWSEPFEGYHLYYPNRQQTAAFRVVLDALKSGAIQD from the coding sequence ATGGTAAATCACCACCTGGACGACCTGGCGGTTTTCGTGGCCGTTGGGCGCGAAGGCAATTTCACCAGGGCGGCGGCTCATCTCGGAGTTTCCCCGTCCGCTGTAAGTCAGACCGTCCGGAGCCTGGAAGAACGCCTGGGCGTCCGTTTATTGACGCGTACGACACGCAGTGTGACTCGGACAGAAGCAGGGGAGAAGCTTTGGCGATCCATAGCGCCGTTGCTGGACCAGATCGATGAGCATCTATCGGCGGTTGCCGATTACCGGGAACATCCGGCAGGAACGGTAAGGATAACGGCCGATGAGTTTGCCGTGCGCTTTATACTGTGGCCCAAACTCAAACCGTTACTGGATACCTATCCGGAAATTACGATTGAACTGACCACCGACTATGGCCTGACGGACATCGTTGCCGAACGGTTTGACGCAGGGGTGCGAGTGGGTGGTGTCATTGCCAATGATATGATCGCAATGCCCATCGCGCCACGAATGCGCCTGGTAACCGTCGCCTCGGCGGATTACCTCGCCCGGCACGCCGCGCCCCGGACGCCAGCGGAATTGACCGGTCACCGCTGTATTAACCTCCGCCTCCCGACCCAAGGTGGACTCTATCCCTGGGAGTTCGGAAGCGGGGAACATGAATTCAGGGTTCGCGTTGACGGCCCGTTGATCATGAATAGCGTATTGCAGATTCTGCAGGGGGCCATCGAAGGGGTGGGCTTGGCCCAACTGCCCAATGGCCTGGTTCAGGACTACCTGGACCGTGGTGAGCTGGTTGAAGTCCTGCGGGAATGGTCCGAGCCCTTCGAGGGTTACCATCTCTACTATCCCAATAGACAGCAAACGGCGGCCTTTCGGGTCGTCCTTGATGCGCTGAAGTCCGGTGCTATTCAAGACTGA
- the purU gene encoding formyltetrahydrofolate deformylase, whose product MAINEDLWIFTAQCPSRLGTVDVVTRALAETENYVVAMNSYDDRATKSFSIRVELRPLKGEDSLERFRSIFGDRAAPFDMQWELTSPDHRPRVAILVSKFDHCLNDLLYRFRKGELAMDIPLIVSNHPDLKPLADWHGIPYFHLPITAETKPQQETELWRLIREYRCELVVLARYMQVLSPELAARLDGRAINIHHSLLPGFKGAKPYHQAWEKGVKLVGATAHYVNDDLDEGPIITQGVQPVDHGHYPEDLVAKGQDIESQTLARAVRYHIEKRVFLHGNRTVVFPD is encoded by the coding sequence ATGGCTATCAACGAAGACCTATGGATATTCACCGCCCAATGTCCGAGCCGCCTGGGTACGGTCGACGTGGTCACCCGCGCCCTGGCGGAAACGGAAAACTATGTTGTCGCGATGAATTCCTACGACGATCGTGCGACGAAAAGTTTCAGCATCCGCGTTGAACTGCGTCCATTGAAGGGGGAGGACTCCCTCGAGCGATTCCGTTCGATATTCGGGGATCGGGCTGCCCCGTTTGACATGCAGTGGGAGCTCACATCGCCCGATCATCGCCCGAGGGTGGCTATCCTCGTGTCCAAATTTGATCACTGCCTCAACGACCTGCTCTACCGTTTCCGCAAGGGCGAACTGGCGATGGACATACCGCTTATCGTGTCAAATCACCCTGACCTGAAGCCCCTGGCGGACTGGCACGGTATCCCCTATTTCCACCTGCCCATTACGGCGGAGACCAAACCCCAACAGGAAACCGAACTCTGGCGACTGATACGGGAATACCGCTGTGAGTTGGTCGTGCTTGCGCGCTATATGCAGGTCCTGTCGCCGGAGCTGGCTGCTCGGCTGGACGGCCGCGCCATCAATATCCACCATTCACTGCTGCCGGGTTTCAAAGGCGCAAAGCCGTATCATCAGGCCTGGGAAAAGGGAGTTAAGCTGGTTGGCGCAACCGCCCACTACGTCAACGACGACCTCGACGAGGGGCCCATCATTACCCAGGGTGTACAACCGGTCGATCATGGCCACTACCCTGAGGACCTGGTGGCCAAAGGTCAGGATATAGAGAGCCAGACCCTGGCCCGGGCAGTGCGTTATCACATCGAGAAACGGGTATTTTTACACGGCAACCGGACAGTGGTGTTTCCTGATTGA